The region GACGACGGCGGAGCCCGCCACCGTGTGCCGCACGCCGTCGGCGGTGGTCAGGACCACGCGCGAGACGGGTGCCGCCGCCCCCGGCACACGGGAGATGGGCGCCGAGGCGCTCGACGACGGGGCGGCCGACGACGGGGCGCTCGGCTTCGGGGCGCTCGGCGTCGACGCACCGGTCGACGCGGTCGGCCGAGCCGGCACCACGGGCGCCGTCGTGCGCGGTGTCGCCGCGGGGGCCGTCGGAGGCGGTGTCGCCGCGGGAGCCGTGGGCCTCGGTGCCGGTGCGGCGGGCGCCGGCGCCTGAGCGGTCGACGCCGGCTGCGGCGCCGCGTCGGGGCGCGGCGGCACCGCGGGACGCGGGCGCCCGGCGGCGGCGTCGCGCATCGCCCGGAACTCCCGCATCGAGATCGAGTCGGACCCGACGGCGACGTCGAGCAGCTCCGGCGGGCGCCACGGGGCGCGCGCCGCCGGTGCGGCCGAGGGCCAGGCGGGGGCCGCCGCCGCGACGGGCTGAGCCGGCACCGGCGGGACCGCCGGCACGGCGGGCGACGTCGCGGGCGCCGACGACACGCCCCGACCGGACCGCGACGACGCGGGGCGGAGCGTGACGACGTCGGTCCCCGCGACGCGGTCGTGCCACGCGCGGGTGCGACCCGAGGCCGCCAGCAGCGCGATCTGACCGAGGCCGGCGCCCAGGTGGGCGAGGCCGAACAGGGACGCACGCACGGCCTCGCGGCGCAGACCGGGGGCGTGGTCGTCGCCGGCGGTGGTGGCGCGCGTCGCCGTCGCCGCCTTGCCCGGGGTGAGGCCGGTGCGGGCCTCGACCACGGCGATCACCAGGGCGGCCTCGAGCGCCAGGACGACGCCGAGGACGACGCCGTGCAGGAGCCAGCCGGCCACGCCCAGCACGGCGACGACCGCGAGGTCGATGCCGTAGGCGGCCAGCCGTGGGCCGACGCCGGCGCGGCTGAGCGCCGGTGCAGAGAGCGTCGTCACGGGCCCGGCGGTGAGCGCCCCCGGTCCCACGGGGCGCGCGGGGCTCACGGTGGTGCCGGGGCGGGGCGGGACGGCCATCACCCGGACGCTAACAGACGCAGCCAGGCCAGCACCCCGGCGGCCAGCAGCCCGAGCGACGGTGCGAACGCCACGGCCAGCGACTCGAGGGCGTCCGTGACGCGCGAGGCACGGACGGACCGCCAGCCCCGCCCGAGGGCGAACGCTGTCGCCACGGTCAGCGCCGCCGCGACCAGGACGAGGGCCGCGGGGAGCGCCCCGGCGTCGAGCACGCGCGCGAACCAGGCCACCGTGAGGACCGCCGTCACACCGGCGGCGAGCCGCGGCCCGAGCCGGGCTGCCGCGAGCCGCTCGCCGCGGGGGATGGCGACGAGGGCACCCGCGACGGCCACACCGAGCGCGCCGGTGGCCCACAGCTGCACCGCGGCCGGCCAGCCCTCCCCCGTCGGGAGCGGCGCGAGCAGCACCACGGGGGCCAGCAGCGTCACGACCACCCCGAGCAGCACGGCGGCGGCGCCCCGGCGCGCCTGCGCCGTCGCGACCGACCGCTCGACGGTCCGGCCGCGCACGAACGGTGGGGAGACGACGGCGCGCTCGCGCACCGACGTCGCCGTCCGCTGGGCGGGGGCCAGGTCGAGCACGACGTGGTCGGGCACGTCGAGGCTGCGCGCGGGCAGGGCCCGCGCGACGATCGGCGCGAGCCCGAGCAGCACCGCGCACGCCGCCACGAGGCCGCTCTCGGTCACGACGGCGACGGCGCCGCTCACCGCGAGCGCGGTCGTGAAGGCGAGCAGCACGCCGGCGACGACGGCGGCGCGGCCGCCCCGCAGCCTCGCGTAGCGCACCGCGGTGGCCGCCGCGGCCGCGAGGAGAGCCACCACGAGCGGGACCAGCAGAGGAGAGACCGCGGGGTCACCCACGAGGTCGGCGGGGACGGCGATCAGGCCCGCCGCCGCCCCGCAGGCCCACGCGGCCGTCGTCGTCGCCGTCGCCGACCGCCCTCGGGTCGGGCCGGCCAGCGCGAGCACGAGCGCCAGCGCCCCGGCGAGGAGCGCGCAGACCAGGGTCAGGGTCGAGGGCGAGGCGACGTCCGCTCGCGAGCTCCCGGGCCCGACCAGGTCGGCCGCGCGGACGAGCGCGAGCCCGGCGGCCGCGCCGGCCACGGTCCACAGCGCCGCCGCGCGCCCGGGGGCGTCACCGCCGCGGCCGCCCGCCTGCGCGCGGTCGCGCTCGTCGTCGTCGCGATCGGGGTCGTCACGGTCCTCGCGGCGCTCGCGTCCCGGCCGGTCCGAGCGCCCGCCCGCCGGGCTCGTCCCGACGACGAGGACCTCGCCGCCCGCGAGGCGCTCCAGGTCGTCGTCGGCGTGCAGCACGAGACCGCCGGAGGTCAGCAGGGCGGCCCCCGGAGGGAGGTCGACGGCGCGCAGGAGATCGGCCACCGTGACGGCGCCCGCGAGCACCACGTCGCGCCGACCCGTGGGCGTGAGCACGGAGTAGGTGGTGACGGCGTCGGCGGGGGACGGGCTCGTGGACGTGGTCGCCATGCCCTCACCTCCGCCGGACGTCGCCCGCACGGGCAGGATCACGGTGAAGTCTAGGTCGGCAACTACGCTGGGGAGGCCATCGAACCGGCGCCGGGAGGACCAGGATGAGCGTGGAGACGGGCCGGGTCGAGGCCCCGCCGGTGCCGACCGGGACGATCGAGGTCCAGGCGCCGCCGGACCTGGTCAAGCCGGAGGGCGGCAACAACGCCGCGATGACGATCATGCCCGTGATGGGCAGCGTCGGTTCCATCGCGGTGATCACGCTCGGCGCGACCGGTGGCGGGGGTGTCTCCACCACGCGCATCATGATGGGCGCCGCCATCCTCGTGGCCTCGATCGGCTTCGTCGTGGTCAACCTGATCCGTCAGCGCTCGATGCACAAGGCGGCCGTGACGGGGGCGCGCCGGGAGTACCTGTCCTACCTCGCCGGGCTGCGGGAGGACGTCCGGGCGGCCGCCGGGCGGCAGCGCGTGGGCTCCGAGTGGCACATGCCGCGGCCGGAGGCGCTGGCGCTGCTGGCCGAAGAGGGCACCCGGGTGTGGGAGCGGCGGGCGGGCGATCCCGATCTGCTGCACGTGCGGGTCGGCACCGCCCAGGCCCCGCTGTCGGTGAGCATCGAGGAGGCCGAACCGGAGCCGAACGCCCAGCCCGACCCCGTCGCCGCGAGCGCCGCCCACCGCTTCGTCACCACCCACTCGGTGCAGACCGACCTGCCCTCGCGCATCGACCTCACCTCCACCTCGCGCGTCGAGGTCGCGGGTGAGGACGAGGCGGCCCGCGCGCTCGCCCGCGCGATGCTGTGCCACCTCGCGACGTTCGCCTCCCCCGCGGAGCTGCGGATCGCCGTCGTGGCCTCGCCCGAGAACCTGGTGCACTGGGAGTGGGCGAAGTGGCTGCCGCACGCGTGGTCGCCGAGCCGGACCGACGGCGCCGGGCACGTGCGCGTGATCGGGAGCGACGCCGAGGAGCTGCTCCGCATGCTGCCGCTGGGCGAGCGCGGCCCGTTCTCCATCGCGGCGGAGCAGGCGCTGCCGCACGTGATCGTCGTGACCGACGGCGCGCGCCTGCCGCGCACGCACGCCCTCGCCCGCGAGGACGGGCTGCAGGGCGTCACGGTGGTCGACCTGCCGCAGGAGTGGGGCGACATCGCCGACGTCCACCACACCCGGCTGCTGCTGCGCCCGAGGTCCGGTCGCGAGCAGGACGCCGCGCAGCACCTGAGCGTGGTGCGCTACGGCGTCGAGGCGCGCGAGGGCGAGGCCGACGCGCTCTCGCTCGTGGGCGCCGAGGCCGTCGCGCGGCGTCTCATCCGCGGCGGGCTGCCGACCGAGGACGACGGCGGGGCGCGCACCGTGACGTCGGCGGAGCTCGTGGACCTGCTCGGGCTGGGCGACGTGCGCGACTTCACGCCTCGCGAGGGGTGGCGGCCGCGCTCGCGGCGCGACCGGCTGCGCGTGCCGATCGGGATGACGAGCCACGGCGCCCCGCTGCACCTGGACATCAAGGAGTCGGCCGAGGAGGGCATGGGTCCGCACGGCCTGATCATCGGCGCCACCGGGTCGGGCAAGTCGGAGGTGCTGCGCACGCTGGTGCTGGCGCTCGCGATGACGCACTCCTCGGAGGACCTGAACTTCGTGCTCGTCGACTTCAAGGGTGGCGCGACGTTCGCGGGGATGGCGGACATGCCGCACGTCTCGGCGATCATCACGAACCTCGGCGAGGAGCTCTCGCTGGTCGACCGCATGCAGGACGCGCTGCAGGGCGAGATGACGCGGCGGCAGGAGCTGCTGCGCTCGGCGGGGAACTTCACGAACGTCGGCGAGTACACCAAGGCCCGCCTCGGCGGTCGCACGGACCTGCCGCCGCTGCCGGCGCTGCTGATCGTGTGCGACGAGTTCTCCGAGCTCCTCTCCGCCAAGCCCGAGTTCACGGACCTGTTCGTGGCGATCGGGCGCCTCGGGCGCTCGCTCCAGATGCACCTCCTGCTCTCCAGCCAGCGACTGGAGGAGGGCCGGCTGCGCGGGCTCGAGTCGCACCTGTCCTACCGGATCGGTCTGCGCACGTTCTCCTCGGCCGAGTCGCGCACCGTGCTGGGTGTGCCGGACGCGTACACGCTGCCGTCGATCCCCGGCGTCGGCTACCTCAAGCCCGACACCACCTCGCTCATCCAGTTCCGGGCGGCCTACGTCTCGGGTCCGCCGCCGCGCCGCCGGCGCCGCCGCCGACGCTCCTCCGGCGACGTGCGGCTGACGCCGTTCACGGCCGCCCCGGTGCAGGCGCCCGCGCAGGTCGTCGAGGCCGAACCGGAGCCGCAGGGCGATCCCGACGACGGCCGCGCGACGTTCGACATCGCGGTGCGGCGGATGAAGGACGGCGGTCCGCCGGCCCACCAGGTCTGGCTGCCCCCGCTCGAGGTGCCGCTGACGTTCGACGAGCTGGCGCCCGACCTCGTGGTGGAGCCCGGCCGCGGCCTGCACTCCCCGGGTGGCGCGCGGCGGGCGACATGGTGGTGCCGCTCGGTCTCGTGGACCGTCCGCTCGAGCAGCGTCGCGAGACGCTGACGATCACGCTCGGCGGTGCCGCCGGCCACGTCGGCGTCATCGGCGCCCCGCGCACGGGCAAGAGCACGATGCTGCGCTCGATCGTCACCGGCATCGCGCTGACGCACACCCCGCTCGAGGCGCACTTCTACGTGCTCGACTTCGGCGGCGGGACGTTCACCCCGTTCCGCGACCTGCCGCACGTGGCGAGCGTGACGGGCCGCAGCGAGCCCGACGTCGTGCGGCGCACGGTGGCCGAGGTGACGGCCCTGGTCAACGCGCGGGAGCAGTACTTCCGCGACAAGGGGATCGACACGGTCGAGACGTACCGCGCGCGGCGCAAGCCGGGCGACCCCTCCGGCGTCGACGACGGCTACGGCGACATCTTCCTCGTGGTGGACGGCTGGACGACGCTGCGCAACGAGTTCGACGACGTCGAGCCGCAGATCCAGGCGCTCGCCGGGCGCGGGCTGACCTTCGGTCTGCACGTGATGCTCGCGACGGGCCGCTGGATGGACGTGCGCTCGCAGATGAAGGACGCGATCGGCACGCGGCTCGAGCTGCGGCTGGGCGACGCGCTGGACTCCGAGGTGGACCGCAAGGTCGCGCAGCAGGTGCCGACCGACCGGCCGGGCCGCGGCCTGACCCCCGGCAAGCACCACTTCCTGTCGGCCCTCCCCCGCGTCGACGGCGACGCGAGCCCCCGCACGCTGGGCGACGGCGTGAGCGACCTGGTGCAGACGGTCGCCTCCGCGTGGGACGGCCCGCCCGGACCGAAGCTGCGCCTGCTGCCCGAGCTGGTCACGCTGGACGAGGTCCGCGCGCAGGCCGGGCCGGAGGAGACGCGGGTGCTGCTCGGCGTCGACGAGGCGGCGCTGGCCCCGCTGGCGCTCGACGTCGACGCGAACCCGCACGTCGTGCTGCTCGGTGACAGCGGGTCGGGGAAGTCCTCCTTCCTGCGCGGCGTCGTGTCCGAGGTGATGCGCACCCGCACACCGAAGCAGGCGCAGTTCGTGGCGCTCGACTACCGCCGCGCGCTCCTGGGCGAGATCCCGCAGGAGTACCTCAACACCTACGTGACGTCGCACGACGACGCGGTGGCGCAGCTCAAGGGGCTCGCCGAGTACCTGCGCACCCGGATGCCCGGTCCGGACGTCACGCCGGCCGAGCTGCGGGCGCGCTCGTGGTGGACCGGGGCCGAGGTGTTCGTGCTGGTGGACGACTACGACCTGGTGGCGACGTCGGCCGGCAACCCCCTGCAGGCGCTCGCACCGCTGTTCGCGCAGGCGTCCGACGTCGGGCTGCACGTGATCGTCACGCGGCGCGTGGGTGGCGCGAGCCGGGCGCTGTACGACCCGGTGCTGCAGCCGATGCGCGACCTCGCGGCGCCGGTGGTGCTGCTCTCGGGCAGCCCGGACGAGGGTGCGCTGATCGGTCGTCTCAAGGCGCGGGTCACGGTCCCGGGCCGCGCGACGATCGTGACGCGGGAGGCCGGGGCGCAGGTGGCCCAGCTCGCGTGGGTGCCGCCGCAGCACCCCTGATCGCCCCCGACGACGCGGAAGCCCCTGCTGCCCCTCCGCCCCCTCCCCCGCTGACCGACCACCCGGATCGACTGTTGCGCTGAGCACGGATTCCCCGTCGACCGTGACGCCGGGCACGGATAGGCCCGCCTATCCGTGCCCGCCGCAACACTCGATCCGGCCGCCGCCCGGAGCGGCGACTCCGGGGGCGTCCACGCCTGCGCTGTCGTCGACTGCTGCGTTCGACGCGGACAGCGCATCGACCGCTGCGCCGGACGCGGATAGCCGCGCCTATCCGCGTCCTGTGCAGCAGTCGGTGCGGCCCCTCACAGCGTGACCTCGACGTCGGCGTGGTGCGGTCCGCCGCACTCCTCGCTCCCACCGATGCGCTTCCACCGCGGTTCCACCGCCGCCTCGGCGATCACGGTCCCGGCGACGTCGTAGGCCCGCACGGTCAGGTCCGCCGGGCGGTCGAACATCGCGAAGATCCACGCGTCGTCATCGTCGGTGCGCGGCGAGAGCTGTGTGGCGGCGAACCCGACGGCGTCAGGATCGTCGCCGTCGGGATAGCAGTCCTCCCCCGGCACAGCTTCACGTCGTCGACGGCGTCGTCGGCGCCGTCGAACCGGACGCTGAGGGAGTCCGACCACCCGACGGCCGTACACGTGACCTCCCCGCTCGACGGCGAGCAGGCGGTGAGCGCGAGCCCCCGAGCACCAGCACCACGATCGAGGCCCGCCGCCGGCTCCGCGTCATCACGACACGAGCGTCGCGGGCGAGAATCGCCCCCGCCACCCGAACCGGTGCAGAGGCTCAACCCCTCAGGCGAGGCGCTCCACCGCGAGGTCGGCGAACTCGCTCAGCGCGTCCTTCGCGGGCGAGGCGGGCAGCACGTCCAGGGCGGCGACGGCGTCGCGCGCGTAGCCCCGCGCCATCTCGCGCGCCTGCTCCATCACGGGGTGCGAGGCCAGGGCCTGCACGACGGCGCCCAGCGCCTCGTCCGAGGAGAGGTCGCCCTCGAGGGCGTCGAGCACGCGGCGCCCCTCGGCGTCGACCGACCCGGCCGCCGCCGCGCGGCGCAGGAGCAGCACCGGCATCGTCGGCACGCCCTCGCGCAGGTCGGTCCCGGGTGTCTTGCCCAGCACCTCGGCCGAGGAGGTCAGGTCCAGCACGTCGTCGGCGAGCTGGAACGCCACGCCCACGCGCTCGCCGTAGGTCACCACGGACTCGAGCGCCGC is a window of Litorihabitans aurantiacus DNA encoding:
- a CDS encoding RDD family protein, with the translated sequence MAVPPRPGTTVSPARPVGPGALTAGPVTTLSAPALSRAGVGPRLAAYGIDLAVVAVLGVAGWLLHGVVLGVVLALEAALVIAVVEARTGLTPGKAATATRATTAGDDHAPGLRREAVRASLFGLAHLGAGLGQIALLAASGRTRAWHDRVAGTDVVTLRPASSRSGRGVSSAPATSPAVPAVPPVPAQPVAAAAPAWPSAAPAARAPWRPPELLDVAVGSDSISMREFRAMRDAAAGRPRPAVPPRPDAAPQPASTAQAPAPAAPAPRPTAPAATPPPTAPAATPRTTAPVVPARPTASTGASTPSAPKPSAPSSAAPSSSASAPISRVPGAAAPVSRVVLTTADGVRHTVAGSAVVGRRPRSEDPAVQIVEIADVARSLSRTHVRVRVADGAAWVEDAGSANGTRLVAPTGAVTPLGQGAPVRLVDGAVLELGQVRLRVSLS
- the eccCa gene encoding type VII secretion protein EccCa, with protein sequence MSVETGRVEAPPVPTGTIEVQAPPDLVKPEGGNNAAMTIMPVMGSVGSIAVITLGATGGGGVSTTRIMMGAAILVASIGFVVVNLIRQRSMHKAAVTGARREYLSYLAGLREDVRAAAGRQRVGSEWHMPRPEALALLAEEGTRVWERRAGDPDLLHVRVGTAQAPLSVSIEEAEPEPNAQPDPVAASAAHRFVTTHSVQTDLPSRIDLTSTSRVEVAGEDEAARALARAMLCHLATFASPAELRIAVVASPENLVHWEWAKWLPHAWSPSRTDGAGHVRVIGSDAEELLRMLPLGERGPFSIAAEQALPHVIVVTDGARLPRTHALAREDGLQGVTVVDLPQEWGDIADVHHTRLLLRPRSGREQDAAQHLSVVRYGVEAREGEADALSLVGAEAVARRLIRGGLPTEDDGGARTVTSAELVDLLGLGDVRDFTPREGWRPRSRRDRLRVPIGMTSHGAPLHLDIKESAEEGMGPHGLIIGATGSGKSEVLRTLVLALAMTHSSEDLNFVLVDFKGGATFAGMADMPHVSAIITNLGEELSLVDRMQDALQGEMTRRQELLRSAGNFTNVGEYTKARLGGRTDLPPLPALLIVCDEFSELLSAKPEFTDLFVAIGRLGRSLQMHLLLSSQRLEEGRLRGLESHLSYRIGLRTFSSAESRTVLGVPDAYTLPSIPGVGYLKPDTTSLIQFRAAYVSGPPPRRRRRRRRSSGDVRLTPFTAAPVQAPAQVVEAEPEPQGDPDDGRATFDIAVRRMKDGGPPAHQVWLPPLEVPLTFDELAPDLVVEPGRGLHSPGGARRATWWCRSVSWTVRSSSVARR
- the eccCb gene encoding type VII secretion protein EccCb translates to MVVPLGLVDRPLEQRRETLTITLGGAAGHVGVIGAPRTGKSTMLRSIVTGIALTHTPLEAHFYVLDFGGGTFTPFRDLPHVASVTGRSEPDVVRRTVAEVTALVNAREQYFRDKGIDTVETYRARRKPGDPSGVDDGYGDIFLVVDGWTTLRNEFDDVEPQIQALAGRGLTFGLHVMLATGRWMDVRSQMKDAIGTRLELRLGDALDSEVDRKVAQQVPTDRPGRGLTPGKHHFLSALPRVDGDASPRTLGDGVSDLVQTVASAWDGPPGPKLRLLPELVTLDEVRAQAGPEETRVLLGVDEAALAPLALDVDANPHVVLLGDSGSGKSSFLRGVVSEVMRTRTPKQAQFVALDYRRALLGEIPQEYLNTYVTSHDDAVAQLKGLAEYLRTRMPGPDVTPAELRARSWWTGAEVFVLVDDYDLVATSAGNPLQALAPLFAQASDVGLHVIVTRRVGGASRALYDPVLQPMRDLAAPVVLLSGSPDEGALIGRLKARVTVPGRATIVTREAGAQVAQLAWVPPQHP